A part of Jiangella alba genomic DNA contains:
- a CDS encoding ferritin: MKLNDTLAKAFSEQITLELESSIAYLQLAIALEDANLPGMASWMRIQSDEERVHAAKFTQHVTDRGNRPQIGDIAAPKDPGTAVVTAFEASLAHEQRVSESIRSLYRLAVAEGDIDSLPMLSWFVEEQIEEESTVSEILGRLHLIGDDGPGLLRLDAELGARAPGADSVE; this comes from the coding sequence ATGAAGCTCAACGACACGCTTGCCAAGGCCTTCTCCGAGCAGATCACGCTGGAGCTCGAGTCGTCCATCGCCTACCTGCAGCTGGCCATCGCGCTCGAGGACGCCAACCTGCCGGGCATGGCGTCGTGGATGCGCATCCAGTCCGATGAGGAGCGCGTGCACGCGGCCAAGTTCACCCAGCACGTCACCGACCGCGGCAACCGTCCGCAGATCGGCGACATCGCCGCGCCGAAGGACCCCGGCACGGCGGTGGTCACGGCGTTCGAGGCGTCGCTGGCGCACGAGCAGCGGGTGTCCGAGTCCATCCGGTCGCTGTACCGCCTGGCCGTCGCCGAGGGCGACATCGACAGCCTGCCGATGCTGAGCTGGTTCGTCGAGGAGCAGATCGAGGAGGAGTCCACGGTCTCCGAGATCCTCGGCCGCCTGCACCTCATCGGCGACGACGGCCCCGGCCTGCTGCGCCTCGACGCCGAGCTCGGCGCCCGCGCCCCCGGCGCCGACTCCGTCGAGTAG
- a CDS encoding M14 family zinc carboxypeptidase, which produces MGTSGKLAPFEQIKDYFELVAEESDSVEYEVAGTTTMGNEYPIMRVSSAANLARIDEILAANERLADPRADLTESEARTLAEQSVPVYYLEATLHSTEVGNLPALVDVIHRLSTERSEFVQNILDNLVILVVPSANPDGQHLLVDYFNETEGTSYARTYPDLYHKYVGHDNNRDWIFFTQEESRIRTRLEQQYRPVILHFMHQAGSNSPRMWVPPFDEPLGPNIDSIPISASNALGAEIANAAAEAGLPGVSTDDAYGIFWNADVFGTGPHRGASLFLHEIASVRDLALPFSNPDGTPPGARDRTMRTFDPYTEKTWTLEQIVEYAKLSMYTGLDSVAKDADDWLYNNLYQVNRKNMEPDGGPETYLVPAGQRDPFAVKQLVETFDIAGVEVDRALSTVRVGRQTYPAGTLLIQSRQPMGSWVDQVLEVDQYPDQARKCANCPLIMPYSETTDNLGMLLGLTVQPVDGARVARTERITAGDITAPAVPNAPAGGAYLVRPTTYGLTHAIARLQEDDVPVFRAAAGFTATGTTYEPGTLIVPATAAARATLTEVSQLTALPVTTAPQVPGVDALQLKADTKIGLIRGANNMPGGWLMWLADTYGLNYEVVEADDYANLAQFDTILVAPGVTKARIVTGVNPALVPEEFHWARGVGEAGWQALATWVRDGGNLVAVGSAAETARDLLALPITNATPADRAAFSAPGTLLNAQFDPAAPATWGMPANWPVWYNNSPAYRVTAGAGATVASTYPASGELLASGYAHGQAALAGLANVVTVPVGAGEATVAAADITFRSWPRATWTIVSNALYNGAGSTVPAAELAARVTGR; this is translated from the coding sequence ATGGGAACCAGCGGAAAGCTGGCGCCTTTCGAGCAGATCAAGGACTACTTCGAGCTGGTCGCCGAAGAATCGGACAGCGTCGAGTACGAAGTAGCCGGCACCACCACGATGGGCAACGAATACCCGATCATGCGGGTGAGCTCGGCGGCGAACCTCGCCCGGATCGACGAGATCCTGGCGGCGAACGAGCGGCTGGCCGACCCGCGCGCCGACCTCACCGAGAGCGAGGCCCGCACGCTGGCCGAGCAGAGCGTCCCGGTCTACTACCTGGAAGCGACGCTGCACTCCACCGAGGTGGGCAACCTGCCGGCGCTGGTCGACGTGATCCACCGGTTGTCGACCGAGCGGTCGGAGTTCGTCCAGAACATCCTCGACAACCTGGTGATCCTGGTGGTGCCGTCGGCCAACCCGGACGGCCAGCACCTGCTCGTCGACTACTTCAACGAGACCGAGGGCACCAGCTACGCGCGCACCTATCCGGACCTTTACCACAAGTACGTCGGGCACGACAACAACCGCGACTGGATCTTCTTCACGCAGGAGGAGTCGCGCATCCGCACCCGGCTGGAGCAGCAGTACCGGCCGGTGATCCTGCACTTCATGCACCAGGCCGGCAGCAACAGCCCGCGCATGTGGGTGCCGCCGTTCGACGAGCCGCTCGGCCCGAACATCGACTCGATCCCGATCTCCGCGTCGAACGCGCTGGGCGCCGAGATCGCCAACGCCGCCGCTGAGGCCGGCCTGCCCGGCGTCAGCACCGACGACGCGTACGGCATCTTCTGGAACGCCGACGTGTTCGGCACCGGCCCGCACCGCGGCGCGTCGCTGTTCCTGCACGAGATCGCCTCGGTGCGCGACCTCGCGTTGCCGTTCTCGAACCCGGACGGCACCCCGCCCGGCGCTCGCGACCGGACCATGCGCACGTTCGACCCGTACACCGAGAAGACGTGGACGCTCGAGCAGATCGTCGAGTACGCGAAGCTCTCGATGTACACCGGCCTCGACAGCGTGGCCAAGGACGCCGACGACTGGCTGTACAACAACCTCTACCAGGTCAACCGGAAGAACATGGAGCCCGACGGCGGACCGGAGACGTACCTCGTCCCGGCCGGCCAGCGTGACCCGTTCGCCGTCAAGCAGCTGGTCGAGACCTTCGACATCGCCGGCGTCGAGGTCGACCGCGCGCTGTCGACGGTGCGGGTGGGCCGGCAGACGTACCCGGCCGGCACGCTGCTGATCCAGAGCCGGCAGCCGATGGGCAGCTGGGTGGACCAGGTGCTCGAGGTGGACCAGTACCCGGACCAGGCGCGCAAGTGCGCCAACTGCCCGCTGATCATGCCGTACAGCGAGACCACCGACAATCTCGGCATGCTGCTGGGCCTCACGGTGCAGCCGGTGGACGGCGCGCGGGTGGCCCGCACCGAACGGATCACCGCCGGCGACATCACCGCGCCGGCGGTGCCGAACGCGCCGGCCGGCGGCGCCTACCTGGTGCGGCCGACGACGTACGGGCTGACGCACGCGATCGCCCGGCTGCAGGAGGACGACGTCCCGGTGTTCCGGGCGGCGGCGGGCTTCACGGCCACCGGCACCACGTACGAGCCCGGCACGCTGATCGTCCCCGCGACGGCGGCCGCACGCGCCACGCTGACCGAGGTGTCGCAGCTCACCGCGCTGCCGGTGACGACGGCGCCGCAGGTGCCCGGCGTCGACGCGCTGCAGCTGAAGGCGGACACGAAGATCGGGCTGATCCGCGGCGCGAACAACATGCCCGGCGGCTGGCTGATGTGGCTGGCCGACACCTACGGGCTGAACTACGAGGTGGTCGAGGCCGACGACTACGCGAACCTGGCGCAGTTCGACACCATCCTCGTGGCGCCGGGCGTCACCAAGGCCCGCATCGTCACCGGGGTCAACCCGGCGCTGGTCCCGGAGGAGTTCCACTGGGCCCGCGGCGTCGGCGAGGCCGGCTGGCAGGCGCTGGCGACGTGGGTGCGCGACGGCGGCAACCTCGTCGCCGTCGGGTCGGCGGCGGAGACGGCCCGCGACCTGCTGGCGCTGCCGATCACCAACGCGACGCCGGCCGACCGGGCCGCGTTCAGCGCTCCGGGCACGCTGCTCAACGCGCAGTTCGACCCGGCCGCCCCGGCCACCTGGGGCATGCCGGCGAACTGGCCGGTCTGGTACAACAACAGCCCGGCGTACCGGGTGACGGCCGGCGCCGGCGCCACCGTCGCGTCGACGTACCCGGCCTCCGGTGAGCTGCTGGCCAGCGGCTACGCGCACGGCCAGGCCGCGCTGGCCGGGCTGGCGAACGTCGTGACGGTGCCGGTCGGCGCCGGTGAGGCGACCGTCGCCGCTGCGGACATCACGTTCCGCAGCTGGCCGCGGGCGACGTGGACGATCGTGTCCAACGCGCTCTACAACGGCGCCGGCAGCACCGTGCCGGCGGCCGAGCTGGCGGCCCGGGTGACCGGCCGCTAG
- a CDS encoding SGNH/GDSL hydrolase family protein, giving the protein MPLSRSLPTSLRRWAAPLAAAAAGAALIAGAATAAPATDAPPAPPNHAAPVATSAAGDWVGTWSTAVARPQNGQALAGFTDTTLRQRMHVSVGGSQVRLRLTNVYGTQPLVVGAATLALPGAGPGDVDAATVSAVTFSGDAGVTIPAGAELVSDPVALRIADDSDVLVSLYVPGPTGPATYHSAAHSTGWVATGDQATAPSGSSFPQTTTSFWFLDGLDVRGATSGAVVFLGDSITDGSGSTRDANHRWPDYLADRMLQQPRPHRFGILNAGIGGNRLLLHANSPGQGDNALARFDRDVLTQTGAGTVVVFEGVNDIQQPNSQYDPEKLIAAYEQIIQRAHDQGMRAVGATIGPFQGWGTWTPEREAVRAAVNEWIRESGAFDAVIDFDAVLRDPDEPLRMRAEYDSGDHLHPGDAGYAAMADAVDLGVLSPRRR; this is encoded by the coding sequence ATGCCGCTGTCCCGTTCGCTGCCGACCTCCCTTCGACGCTGGGCCGCACCGCTGGCCGCAGCAGCCGCGGGCGCCGCGCTCATCGCGGGCGCCGCCACCGCCGCACCTGCCACCGACGCCCCACCGGCGCCACCGAATCACGCGGCCCCGGTCGCCACGTCCGCGGCCGGCGACTGGGTCGGCACCTGGTCCACCGCCGTCGCCCGCCCGCAGAACGGCCAGGCGCTGGCCGGGTTCACCGACACCACGCTGCGCCAGCGGATGCACGTCTCCGTCGGCGGCTCGCAGGTCCGGCTCCGGCTCACCAACGTGTACGGCACCCAGCCGCTGGTCGTGGGTGCGGCGACGCTCGCGCTGCCGGGCGCCGGCCCGGGCGACGTCGACGCGGCGACGGTGAGCGCGGTGACCTTCTCCGGCGACGCCGGCGTCACGATCCCGGCCGGCGCCGAGCTGGTCTCGGACCCCGTCGCGCTGCGCATCGCCGACGACAGCGACGTCCTGGTGAGCCTCTACGTGCCCGGCCCGACCGGTCCCGCGACGTACCACTCGGCGGCACACTCGACCGGCTGGGTCGCGACCGGCGACCAGGCCACCGCGCCGTCGGGGTCGTCGTTCCCGCAGACGACGACGTCGTTCTGGTTCCTCGACGGCCTCGACGTCCGGGGCGCGACGTCCGGCGCGGTGGTGTTCCTGGGCGACTCCATCACCGACGGCAGCGGCTCGACCCGCGACGCCAACCACCGGTGGCCCGACTACCTGGCCGACCGCATGCTCCAGCAGCCGCGGCCGCACCGCTTCGGCATCCTGAACGCCGGCATCGGCGGCAACCGCCTGCTGCTGCACGCCAACAGCCCCGGGCAGGGCGACAACGCGCTGGCCCGGTTCGACCGCGACGTGCTGACGCAGACCGGCGCCGGCACCGTGGTGGTGTTCGAGGGCGTCAACGACATCCAGCAGCCGAACTCGCAGTACGACCCCGAGAAGCTGATCGCTGCGTACGAGCAGATCATCCAGCGCGCCCACGACCAGGGCATGCGGGCGGTCGGCGCGACCATCGGGCCGTTCCAGGGCTGGGGCACGTGGACGCCGGAACGCGAGGCCGTGCGGGCGGCGGTGAACGAGTGGATCCGCGAGTCCGGCGCGTTCGACGCGGTCATCGACTTCGACGCCGTCCTGCGCGATCCGGACGAGCCGCTGCGCATGCGCGCCGAGTACGACTCCGGCGACCACCTGCACCCCGGCGACGCCGGGTACGCGGCGATGGCCGACGCGGTGGACCTCGGCGTCCTATCGCCGCGGCGACGGTGA
- a CDS encoding heparan-alpha-glucosaminide N-acetyltransferase domain-containing protein, translating to MAVQEDARPVAVRSRLLGVDAARGIALLGMMSVHILPAVGEDGGLTASRLIASGRSSALFAVLAGVGLALATGGRTPPRGRPLAAASVGVALRALVIFLVGLCLGAFPSGVAVILAYYGVLFLLAIPFLGLGPRVLLPLGLLWAVGAPLLNHQWRIDRPPASYDVPTFDSLQQPGDLLRELLVSGYYPVFPWLAYVLVGLGIGRLALSSTRVATALLAGGAALAVAAWVTSAVLLDNGGLEHLVTAGLGGHPASPFDFTDVVNHTSFYGTTPATSWWWLVAASPHSATPFDLLHTIGTSAAVLGLMLLIAPRARPLVWPLAAIGGMTFTLYTLHVVLLSGPVQGHDLSTYLIHVAIAFAIAMPWRAFIGRGPLEAVAAGLGRAGREAVLSPSPRR from the coding sequence ATGGCCGTTCAGGAGGACGCCCGGCCGGTCGCCGTCCGCAGCCGCCTGCTCGGCGTCGACGCCGCCCGCGGCATCGCCCTCCTGGGCATGATGTCGGTGCACATCCTCCCGGCCGTCGGCGAGGACGGCGGCCTGACCGCGTCGCGGCTGATCGCCAGCGGACGGTCGTCGGCGCTGTTCGCGGTGCTGGCCGGGGTCGGGCTGGCGCTGGCGACCGGCGGGCGCACGCCGCCGCGGGGCCGGCCACTGGCCGCGGCGAGCGTCGGTGTGGCACTGCGGGCGCTCGTCATCTTCCTGGTCGGCCTCTGCCTGGGCGCCTTCCCGTCCGGCGTCGCCGTCATCCTCGCCTACTACGGCGTGCTGTTCCTGCTGGCCATCCCGTTCCTCGGGCTCGGGCCGCGGGTGCTGCTGCCGCTCGGCCTGCTGTGGGCCGTCGGCGCGCCGTTGCTGAACCACCAGTGGCGCATCGACCGGCCGCCGGCGTCGTACGACGTCCCCACGTTCGATTCGCTCCAGCAGCCCGGCGATCTCCTGCGCGAGCTGCTGGTCAGCGGCTACTACCCGGTGTTCCCGTGGCTGGCGTACGTGCTGGTCGGGCTGGGCATCGGCCGGCTGGCGCTGTCGTCGACTCGGGTCGCGACGGCGCTGCTGGCCGGCGGCGCCGCGCTCGCGGTGGCCGCCTGGGTGACGTCGGCCGTCCTGCTCGACAACGGCGGGCTGGAGCACCTGGTGACCGCCGGGCTGGGCGGGCACCCGGCCAGCCCGTTCGACTTCACCGACGTGGTCAACCACACCTCCTTCTACGGCACCACGCCCGCGACCAGCTGGTGGTGGCTGGTCGCCGCGTCACCGCACTCAGCGACGCCGTTCGACCTGCTGCACACCATCGGCACCAGCGCGGCCGTGCTCGGGCTGATGCTGCTGATCGCGCCGCGAGCCCGGCCGCTGGTGTGGCCGCTGGCGGCCATCGGCGGCATGACGTTCACCCTCTACACCCTGCACGTCGTGCTGCTGTCCGGCCCGGTCCAGGGCCACGACCTCTCGACCTACCTGATCCACGTGGCGATCGCGTTCGCCATCGCCATGCCGTGGCGTGCGTTCATCGGACGCGGGCCGCTGGAGGCGGTCGCGGCGGGGCTGGGCCGGGCCGGGCGGGAGGCCGTGCTGTCACCGTCGCCGCGGCGATAG